From Camelus dromedarius isolate mCamDro1 chromosome 12, mCamDro1.pat, whole genome shotgun sequence, the proteins below share one genomic window:
- the LOC116147152 gene encoding cAMP-regulated phosphoprotein 19-like — MSAEVPEGASAEEQKEMEDKVTSPEKAEEAKLKARYPHLGQKPGGSDFLRKRLQKGQKYFDSGDYNMAKAKMKNKQLPTAAPDKTEVTGDHIPTPQDLPQQKPSLVTSKLAGWLIKRAELHESSNSCYFSLLCYFSAFYFLSFTKSFETDGFAGSGSVCCYCKVIHMCRVFY; from the coding sequence ATGTCCGCGGAAGTCCCCGAAGGAGCCTCCGCGGAGGAGCAGAAGGAAATGGAAGATAAAGTGACTAGTCCAGAGAAAGCTgaagaagcaaaattaaaagcaagatATCCTCATCTGGGGCAAAAGCCTGGAGGTTCAGATTTTTTAAGGAAACGGTTGCAGAAAGGgcaaaaatattttgattctGGGGATTACAACATGGCTAAAGCAAAAATGAAGAACAAGCAGCTTCCTACTGCAGCCCCGGATAAGACAGAGGTCACTGGTGACCACATTCCCACTCCACAGGACCTTCCTCAGCAGAAACCATCTCTTGTTACTAgcaagctggctggctggctgattAAAAGAGCTGAACTGCATGAATCTTCTAATTCCTGTTATTTCTCCTTACTATGTTACttctctgctttttatttcctttcattcactAAGTCATTTGAGACTGACGGCTTTGCAGGTAGCGGTAGTGTGTGCTGCTATTGTAAAGTAATACACATGTGTAGGGTTTTTTATTAG